A genome region from Arthrobacter sp. SLBN-100 includes the following:
- a CDS encoding GNAT family N-acetyltransferase, translating to MAKPDLDPSAGENAVLSIAAVKVPRVSGTASGAGQASAEFRQCHALRVAHELAVWGNLDRCPTLDEAVEYWRGNEYEERHLFLARLGSETVGMCSVTLPLRENTHTAGIDVLIAPARRRQGLGRALLDHAEAVARNRGRRSLDAYHEVPLKGTAEASLLPAKSGAGGLPLDEPAVAFAVAAGYELEQVERSSRLGLPVPPELLDRLEADASPRAADYKITGWDDNCPEDLVHAYARLKETMSTDVPIAGLDWEREDWDAARIHEEEQALIRGGVQSAVTAAVHGSTGELVAYTVLNWRAGVPDSIVQQDTLVASEHRGRRLGTLVKAANLRRAQARWPAARSVLTWNANENQHMLAINIALGFRPAGYEGEWQKRLG from the coding sequence GTGGCCAAACCGGATCTGGATCCATCCGCAGGTGAAAACGCAGTGCTGTCAATAGCCGCCGTGAAGGTGCCGCGGGTGAGCGGCACTGCGTCCGGCGCAGGGCAAGCCAGTGCGGAGTTCCGGCAGTGCCATGCCTTGCGGGTGGCGCACGAGCTGGCCGTGTGGGGCAACCTGGACCGTTGCCCGACGTTGGATGAGGCTGTGGAGTACTGGCGTGGCAATGAGTACGAGGAACGGCACCTCTTCCTGGCCAGGCTCGGATCGGAAACCGTGGGCATGTGTTCGGTGACGCTCCCGTTGCGCGAGAACACCCACACCGCCGGAATTGACGTCCTGATCGCCCCTGCCCGTCGCCGGCAGGGCCTGGGCCGTGCCCTCCTGGACCACGCGGAAGCAGTTGCCCGAAACCGCGGCAGGAGGTCCCTGGACGCCTACCACGAGGTGCCGCTGAAGGGGACGGCGGAGGCCTCCCTGCTTCCGGCCAAATCGGGGGCGGGGGGCCTGCCGCTGGATGAGCCGGCCGTGGCCTTCGCTGTTGCTGCCGGTTACGAGCTGGAGCAGGTGGAGCGGTCCAGCCGCCTTGGGCTGCCCGTGCCGCCGGAATTGCTGGACCGGTTGGAGGCGGATGCCTCACCGCGGGCCGCGGATTACAAGATTACCGGCTGGGATGACAACTGCCCGGAGGACCTGGTGCATGCTTACGCCCGGCTCAAGGAAACGATGAGCACAGACGTTCCTATTGCCGGGCTGGACTGGGAACGCGAGGACTGGGACGCAGCCCGGATCCACGAGGAGGAACAGGCCCTGATACGCGGCGGGGTCCAATCTGCCGTGACGGCCGCAGTTCACGGGAGCACTGGGGAACTGGTGGCCTACACCGTTCTGAACTGGCGCGCCGGGGTCCCGGATTCGATCGTGCAGCAGGACACCCTGGTGGCGTCGGAACACCGCGGCCGGCGGCTCGGTACGCTCGTCAAAGCAGCAAACCTCCGGCGGGCACAAGCCAGATGGCCAGCGGCCCGATCAGTCCTGACATGGAATGCCAACGAAAACCAACATATGCTGGCCATAAATATCGCACTTGGATTCAGGCCTGCAGGTTATGAAGGCGAGTGGCAGAAACGGCTGGGATGA
- the rplA gene encoding 50S ribosomal protein L1: MAKRSKAYEAAAAKIDAEKFYAPFEAVTLAKDTNPSKFDATVEVAFRLGVDPRKADQMVRGTVNLPHGTGKTARVLVFATGDKAEAAIAAGADFVGSDDLIEKIAGGWTDFDAAVATPDLMGKVGRLGKVLGPRNLMPNPKTGTVTPDVTKAVNDIKGGKIDFRVDKHSNLHFIIGKVSFDVVKLAENYAAALEEVLRLKPSASKGRYIQKATVATTFGPGIPVDPNVTKVLTEA, translated from the coding sequence ATGGCAAAGCGCAGCAAAGCATATGAGGCAGCAGCCGCCAAGATCGACGCGGAGAAGTTCTACGCGCCGTTCGAGGCAGTAACGCTGGCCAAGGACACCAACCCGTCCAAGTTCGACGCCACCGTTGAGGTTGCATTCCGCCTCGGCGTCGATCCCCGTAAGGCTGACCAGATGGTCCGCGGCACGGTCAACCTGCCCCACGGCACCGGTAAGACCGCCCGCGTCCTGGTTTTCGCCACGGGTGACAAGGCTGAGGCAGCAATCGCTGCCGGCGCCGACTTCGTTGGTTCCGATGACCTGATCGAAAAGATCGCCGGCGGCTGGACCGACTTCGACGCCGCGGTTGCCACCCCTGACCTCATGGGCAAGGTTGGCCGCCTCGGTAAGGTCCTGGGTCCGCGTAACCTGATGCCGAACCCGAAGACGGGCACCGTGACCCCCGACGTCACCAAGGCCGTCAACGACATCAAGGGTGGAAAGATCGACTTCCGCGTCGACAAGCACTCCAACCTGCACTTCATCATCGGCAAGGTGTCCTTCGACGTCGTCAAGCTGGCCGAGAACTACGCAGCAGCACTGGAAGAGGTACTTCGCCTGAAGCCGTCCGCTTCCAAGGGCCGCTACATCCAGAAGGCCACTGTTGCCACCACGTTCGGTCCCGGCATCCCCGTTGACCCGAACGTCACCAAGGTTCTGACCGAGGCCTAA
- the rplK gene encoding 50S ribosomal protein L11, with protein MAPKKKVTGLIKLQIQAGAANPAPPIGPALGQHGVNIMEFCKAYNAATETQRGNVIPVEITVYEDRSFTFITKTPPAAELIKKAAGVAKGSATPHTVKVAKLTQAQVNEIASTKMEDLNATSLEGAAKIIAGTARSMGITVEG; from the coding sequence TTGGCTCCCAAGAAGAAGGTCACCGGCCTCATCAAGCTGCAGATCCAGGCAGGTGCCGCTAACCCGGCTCCGCCGATCGGTCCTGCGCTTGGCCAGCACGGTGTCAACATCATGGAATTCTGCAAGGCGTACAACGCTGCGACGGAAACCCAGCGCGGAAACGTCATCCCCGTGGAAATCACGGTCTACGAGGACCGTTCCTTCACGTTCATCACCAAGACCCCGCCGGCTGCAGAGCTCATCAAGAAGGCTGCAGGCGTCGCCAAGGGTTCAGCTACCCCGCACACCGTCAAGGTTGCCAAGCTGACCCAGGCCCAAGTCAACGAGATCGCTTCCACCAAGATGGAAGACCTCAACGCCACCAGCCTCGAAGGCGCAGCGAAGATCATCGCCGGCACCGCCCGCTCCATGGGCATCACGGTCGAAGGCTAA
- the nusG gene encoding transcription termination/antitermination protein NusG, whose product MSEQELEVTETELEESPDITAEAGDESEVESSAPEASDADSDDDAEAEDAGSEEESTDALAAAAAKADIDPAEEFKAKLRRQEGDWYVIHSYAGYENRVKANLETRIQTLDMEDYIFEIQVPMEEVVEIKNAQRKVINRVRIPGYVLVRMDLTDASWGAVRHTPGVTGFVGNAHNPVPLRLDEVFSMLAPVFEEEQAEKGKPVNKQHQAPVDVDFEVGESVIVKEGPFETLPATISEIKVESQTLVVLVSIFERETPVTLAFNQVTKI is encoded by the coding sequence GTGTCTGAGCAGGAGCTCGAGGTAACCGAGACTGAGCTGGAAGAGTCCCCGGACATCACGGCAGAAGCCGGTGACGAGTCTGAGGTTGAGTCCTCCGCGCCCGAAGCCAGCGACGCCGATTCCGATGACGACGCCGAGGCGGAGGACGCCGGCTCCGAGGAAGAGTCCACCGACGCCCTCGCCGCTGCCGCAGCCAAGGCCGACATCGATCCCGCCGAGGAGTTCAAGGCCAAGCTGCGCCGCCAGGAAGGTGACTGGTACGTCATCCACTCCTACGCCGGTTACGAAAACCGCGTGAAGGCCAACCTTGAGACCCGTATCCAGACCCTGGACATGGAAGATTACATCTTCGAAATCCAGGTGCCCATGGAAGAAGTCGTGGAGATCAAGAACGCCCAGCGCAAGGTCATCAACCGCGTGCGCATCCCCGGCTACGTCCTGGTCCGCATGGACCTGACCGACGCCTCCTGGGGCGCCGTCCGGCACACCCCCGGCGTCACCGGCTTCGTGGGCAACGCCCACAACCCCGTGCCGCTGCGCCTGGACGAAGTCTTCTCCATGCTCGCCCCGGTCTTCGAAGAAGAGCAGGCCGAGAAGGGCAAGCCGGTCAACAAGCAGCACCAGGCCCCGGTGGACGTCGACTTCGAAGTGGGCGAGTCCGTCATCGTCAAGGAAGGCCCGTTCGAAACCCTTCCCGCCACCATCTCCGAGATCAAGGTCGAATCCCAGACCCTCGTGGTGCTGGTTTCGATCTTCGAGCGCGAGACGCCGGTCACCCTGGCGTTCAACCAGGTCACCAAGATCTGA
- the secE gene encoding preprotein translocase subunit SecE codes for MSEDQVTETAASSSKGRPAKKAAKANFFARIALFVRQIIGELKKVVAPTRKELINYTLVVLVFVAIMMVIVSLLDIGFGTAVGWIFGGTGPTDS; via the coding sequence ATGAGCGAGGACCAGGTGACCGAAACAGCTGCCAGCAGCTCCAAGGGCCGCCCGGCTAAGAAGGCCGCCAAGGCAAACTTCTTCGCCCGCATTGCACTATTTGTCCGCCAGATCATCGGCGAACTGAAAAAAGTTGTTGCACCAACCCGCAAGGAACTGATCAATTACACGCTCGTGGTGCTGGTGTTCGTGGCCATCATGATGGTCATCGTCAGCCTGCTGGACATCGGTTTCGGAACTGCTGTCGGTTGGATCTTCGGCGGTACCGGCCCCACGGACAGCTAA
- a CDS encoding pyridoxal phosphate-dependent aminotransferase: MSAARVSQRISAIAESATLAVDAKAKALKAAGRPVIGFGAGEPDFPTPDYIVQAAIEAASQPKYHRYSPAGGLPELKKAIAEKTLRDSGYAVDASQVLVTNGGKQAVYNTFATLVDPGDEVIVPTPFWTTYPEAIRLAGGVPVEVFAGPEQDYLVTVEQLEAAVTDKTKILLFVSPSNPTGSVYSPEQVAEIGKWAAAKGLWVVTDEIYEHLTYDGVPFTSIATAAPELGDKVVILNGVAKTYAMTGWRVGWMIGPADVIKAATNLQSHATSNVSNIPQVAALAAVSGPLTAVDEMKVAFDRRRKAIVAGLNAIEGVECPTPKGAFYVYADVRALLGKEFPTASGTSTPQTSAELAALILDEVEVAVVPGEAFGPSGFLRLSYALGDEDLATGVQRLQDFLGKAQ; the protein is encoded by the coding sequence ATGTCTGCCGCCCGCGTTTCCCAGCGCATATCTGCTATTGCCGAATCCGCTACCCTTGCCGTTGATGCCAAGGCGAAGGCGTTGAAGGCAGCAGGCCGGCCGGTTATTGGGTTCGGAGCGGGCGAACCGGACTTCCCCACCCCGGACTACATCGTCCAGGCGGCCATCGAGGCGGCGAGCCAGCCGAAGTACCACCGCTACTCCCCCGCCGGCGGGCTGCCCGAGCTGAAGAAAGCCATTGCCGAGAAGACCCTGCGGGACTCAGGCTACGCCGTCGACGCCTCCCAGGTCCTCGTGACCAACGGCGGCAAGCAGGCCGTTTACAACACCTTCGCCACCCTGGTGGACCCGGGCGACGAGGTCATCGTGCCCACCCCGTTCTGGACCACGTATCCGGAAGCCATCCGCCTCGCCGGCGGTGTGCCCGTTGAGGTTTTCGCCGGTCCGGAGCAGGACTACCTGGTGACCGTCGAGCAGCTTGAGGCGGCCGTCACCGACAAGACGAAGATCCTGCTGTTCGTCTCGCCGTCCAACCCCACCGGTTCGGTTTACTCTCCGGAACAGGTGGCGGAAATCGGCAAGTGGGCCGCGGCCAAGGGCCTGTGGGTTGTCACCGATGAGATTTACGAGCACCTGACCTACGACGGCGTTCCCTTCACCTCCATCGCCACCGCCGCGCCGGAGCTGGGCGACAAGGTGGTCATCCTGAACGGCGTGGCCAAAACGTATGCCATGACGGGCTGGCGCGTTGGCTGGATGATCGGTCCGGCCGATGTCATCAAGGCCGCCACCAACCTCCAGTCGCACGCCACGTCCAACGTCTCCAACATCCCGCAGGTGGCCGCCCTCGCCGCCGTGTCCGGGCCGCTGACCGCCGTGGACGAAATGAAGGTGGCGTTCGACCGCCGCCGCAAGGCCATCGTGGCCGGCCTCAACGCCATTGAAGGCGTGGAATGCCCGACGCCGAAGGGCGCCTTCTACGTGTACGCGGACGTCCGGGCACTGCTGGGTAAGGAATTCCCGACGGCGTCCGGCACCTCCACGCCGCAGACCTCCGCCGAACTGGCTGCCTTGATCCTGGATGAGGTTGAAGTGGCAGTGGTTCCGGGCGAGGCGTTCGGGCCGTCCGGGTTCCTCCGTCTTTCGTACGCCCTGGGCGACGAGGACCTTGCCACCGGTGTGCAGCGGCTGCAGGACTTCCTGGGCAAGGCCCAGTAG